From the Papaver somniferum cultivar HN1 chromosome 2, ASM357369v1, whole genome shotgun sequence genome, the window acctaaacgtgtatattgagttggctcaataacagttaaccgaagttagccatacgaacacttttgtattaaccatgttcattttaacacttctagatcaaatgataatcaactgAATCTaactgtgttactcatagagttgttcaattgtttatattctcatagaagtataaaagacacaattgaagcaaaatcgggttGATTTTATAGAATCAGATCATGAACAgtttagccacgttttgcaaattacaatccttaatatataaatgtattttttcatgagtatgaaatcatacttaaccgattttagaacttaatcacataagtttgcaaacgggtacgcaaacttaagttccagacttTGATCCTTTCCGACAGTtctcaaacgggtacgcatactgtcgttccagaccgaattcaggtgaaacagtttgcaaatgggtacgaaAACTTAGTTCCCAGACTTTGACggttaaaaccattcgcatacgggtatgcatacttggttcccgtacCGGAATTATTCTTACAAAAGtttacatacgggtatgcatactgtacgCTATATCCAGAtaatgattaattgttctaaactcccatttaaatcattgaaatattcttaaaagacgataatagttgtctcacacaaactattagcttataagcaattttcatgtgatcgaatgatcaatacgaaacattccgagtctacatcaaatgactgtcttacacaaatcatgtaagatgttacaaggcaattttcacatgatcatatttttactttcgtcaagaataatgatgaacgtagttaaagcaaaaagctttctaacacatatttcgagaaagatataagcgagttaaactcagctcaaaatatcaaatgtgtataatgtaaagtctatatagatatacgacttagtttcaataggagatagaatagaatatacttctgagtgatagatgagttcaactcttcacatatcttttgttgatgaagttcctccaagctccccttagtagaccttcgtcttcaatcgatgaacgtcttaaagtctgaagctcaactacacattctatcataatccgagacataacaataagtagactaaaaatcaagacttgtagttttggaaactaaacttgacaaacaagcttgagataacaacggttgcgagttcgaccgagcagttctctaacaatctcccctttgtcaattttagtgacaaaactatcaatacatatggattacaaaataaataaactttgtagcttctcatccaaatgattgatttctttagttcttcaacattccttgaattcttcgtcactccaagtactccagtgattctgaccgtgttcaactcagcatcatagttattgaagatccgtaaccataacaataaaaaaacaaatgttctcaattattgttatacaatgtcatagtattattacacaacatcaaagttcaattgtatcacaactttgacaataatactacggtgatgtgtatcactccccgttagtcaatacttcatctcacagtgaaaatcactcccccttacataatgatccataaaccatatgtatgtagcgtGAACTGCAAAATAATATTctccctttttatcaatataaattggcaaaggtacgaaaactagcgggatcataatgaaattctaaaatagattattcatgactaaaagagaacatatcaactttgttttgatgatttcacatagtcgaaacttagtgtattcatcaaggagtttataaagatacaagaaaactcctacaacattccacaaccgtactccccacaaagatttgggaaTAATCACGATTTCAATTAAGaagtctcccccataaaatgtcattcccgaaagaacaacaagagcgaccttaattttacaagaaaagaaagatttctttggacattaacaaatcacatgaaacgtgaatttgtatccagtaatctgaattaaattaaccataaaggAATCTTaacgattaatttaatcagaaatgctcaacataagaaaacttacagagccatgcagtactttcacatagaagtggatcagggaaaaatcaatactgcggaatattcaaaagttcattctatattttatcaatatttgcataaagacataatagacttaacttttgacatatatgagaatggaacataaggttcgtgaagaaaggagtcaattccaacaaaccttcttgactgatgccgaaccagggccttctgaatttcaagagttcttaaaaAGATAtcatttatttgttgaatctccttcattgtttccttcaactcttcaagaacaccagaaaacttctaaaGATTTGAGGGGATAgctcttgatttcttcatattattcccttttctcttcaaagttgtagaggaaagAGATTTAtcattttccttcatgattgatggcttaacaatcatattaacatcttttccatcagaagataggATGCTTGGATTTTCTATTCCAATATGGAATTGTGAGAGATGTACACAATTCAAGCTCTGCAAGCAAtcttatgataaaaagagttttcagggaagtaaaaaggaatgtagggttacaaaacCTATATATagagtaggattcacgtacgaccaactcttaaccctaaagaaggtagaattgtcgattttaaccctctttcaatGAACAAAAATGAGaaaaccttttcaataccaatttatgatatgaaaagatcaacagaattccagaaatcaaaaataaaataaaataaaaaaatttcttttcctaaagcctgatttGTGCTCAAATATTGTCTTGACCaggtacatgagacaagatgcactttcaacacaattaagctgtgttggggtgaataataatctgtccaccataaacTTCTTGTACGGAATTCTTAATACCCTATTTTGTAGATTGCTTAGACCTTGTTGTTTTCTTCAGAggtctatctttttctttagaaataaaCCTTTTCGGAGAAGtgttgagtttacatacctcagatgaattcgacttctgaacaagtttgagcttgttttctaatcgattttctctccattgaagtttgttgacatatcttattttatgtttgtacttgaaatacTTAGAGAGCTCGTGAtccttaaaagtacaataagaacatgttaatgtggaggacggttcagacaccatagttGAGCATGCTGCTCAACAtattgaggtacctgaaacatgtgaaatataatttttattagacgtggaaaaatccattttatcctccaactagttgaagaagtttctccaggaagaatatcaagattgatgtacttattactacagttatcaaaatcaatattttcactaaggagtgcaacacttgatttttcatcttcatttaaatcatagtgatcagacgttTCATCAAgatttgcagcaagacctttgttcccagtatattttttacgatttggacacccattagaaaaatgaccaaaacctttacacttgaagcactgtggcatatcctcttcATCAACATCAATGGTGTCTCTGTTTTTAGGAGTGTACGGtcgtgaggtttgactgatgacttgggttatctctgatgaaccgtttacttctcttcaaaagaaaatctctaaaatgtcttgtgatcagtgagactgagttgtcaagatcttcatctgatgagtaaGTCTCAGTAGGATCAATTATAGAGTTgctaacacttttacttttatcaagtaatttagtgttcttttgtgctttgaaagcaatatcctttccagatttggatgtatgctcatgatcaaagatctttaactttacaacaagagtatttatggaaagtgtatcaaggttatttccttcaaaaatggcatgtttcttagaatcgtacctagctggtaacgatctgagaattttcatcacaatgtccttttcaggaatagtcttacccaacgcaaaatatgcattaacaacttcagaaactttgtgattaaactcatcaaatgaacttTCATCagtcatatgaaggttttcccaatcaaaatttaggttttgaagcctagcttcctttttagaggtgttcccttcaaatacggtttctaagatatcccaggaatctttagaccgagtgcacgcagtcacatggtgttgatgatcttgggtaatggcatgtatgatagcatttaagccgtcagaatttttatTTGCACTAAGAATCTCGTCATCCTTTGCAACTATTACACCGTATACTGTAACCAATAGAGGATTATAACCATTGACAACACAAACCCATGATtggagaaaggcacgcataaattttttccaccataagtaatttgagtcattgaagactggaggtacgtttatagagatggcgtctgtccacagagtcagattgctacaaacacagacttatgaggtctttaacgtgtttgcctgctatggcaccaattgaaaaagcgggggtttaacaaccacatccaatgtTTCGTTACGAAAACTATATGGacgaactccaatataattccacgagaataaactagacagtcagactcaatcaaggaaaatatatccatgaGTTATacctctgtttctcaatgtaatcaggaaatcaaacagataggatccgtgagcctgattaaatctcaactacacatttatcTTAATACGATACTtaactataagtaaactagaaatcaagacttatagttttgacaactaaacttgacaaacaacctTTAgagagcaacgcttgcgagttcgatcgagcagtgctctaacattactATAAACCAATTCTGGACAAAACTTGCCTGGGAATTCATTCAGAATCGGTCTATCTGAACAACGATGTTATCCGATTCTAGATGAAATAAATTacagaaaaacataaaaaaattaatTCCTTAATCGGACTACATATGGTCTAACATGACCCGATTGTGGTCCACTTTGCATAAACTCTTAAAATTTAAACTAGAACGGTACTAGACTACCACATTGATCTTGTAACTGTATAAAATGAAACTTCTCTATTTCTTAGTGCGAGATTCAACTAGCAATGCGCTTCGAAATGATAAAACAACTCTCCTCTCTACTTGGTATAAACATCTTGTGCCGAAAACCGGTCACTTCTGTGCCTagcgagaaactcgttgtacttGGAGCACAATTTCTTAGCGTGAAATCGTCCTTGAAAAAACGTGGGCTGGATCATATTGATAGCGTGGTTTTTTGTACTTACCGTCCATTGTTCTAACAAAAGGGCCTAATAAAACTTGAATCCTACACTCTCGTgttgatgttcttcgggaatatcctTGACTATGTAATAATTTTAAACCAGTTCGGCCTCTTCCTCAACATCATTCAATCTGTACCTTAGTTGGAATTGGTCTTCACCTCGTTTTTTTGCCTTGAGTACGTCTTCTTCTTCCATCGTAGCACTTGACGATGATGTGGtagttcgtttggttatcttAATTATGTCTTCAATTGAATTGGTAGTTGACGATGATGGAGTAGTTCGTTTGCATATTCCAAGTATGTATTCGAATGAGttggtagttgatgatgatggatTTGACATCTTAGAATGAAAAAATGAACAAtggagaaatattttttttgaataaggtaGTGAATGATAGAGAATAGGTTATCCTCTTTATATACACAAGGGACTAACGACtacaatttcaaaaaaaaaaaaggacgtTAACGGTAACAGTCGGATTATATAAACGCACGAATAGTCCGATTGTGAATTTGGAATAATGGGAAATAGCTACCTTTTCATAGTTTGTTTACATACGAGGCACATAAAAACCAATTCTTGATTTCTCTATAAACCCAAACTTGGGacaagaatcggtttatgtgtgcacTAGCGTAAACCGATTGTGGTTAGTGTTCATCACGCCAACCCAAAATCGTTTTATGTAGGTGTATAATAAAAACCGATTTCATGTAACATCAATTACAATCTGACTAATCTAgtgcacacataaaccgattctgggttgattttCAGAAAATTTAAAGAGTGAATTTCAAAGATTTAGAGTTAAATCATGTTGAGTTCCTCTTAGGAGGAATGGATTAatgggatttaactcaatcacttgaattgtttgttttcgaaaaaaaatcaaaacccaaaacaaaaataattataattcagTTGTTGCCTGTGATTGATTaagttttagtttttattttgatggaaattgaaaaaagaattgaattttgattaatgatttttgtatttgttaattgagtaattatgattttgtatttgtatttgtttaGAATGATTAAGGTTTCTTTAAAGGGTAATATAGTATTTCATCATattttagacaccccatatttttctttttaggttggttgaagaaatttataggccccaaataatcacaataggccccaaactagccagGAAAATTATCTCCAAATCATGAATAATTTACTAAATAATACTAAATTTACATTTCGTCAAAACGAAATTCAAATTCTCACGTCCCAACGTTTCCTACACGTTGAACATGACTGTTAATGAATGTACCAGTTTACAGGGGCATACTAAAACCCGTATAAGACaaactaatttttctttttgtcttaCATGGACTTTCATACCATCTCCAGCTGGCATCCCCTGAATTGCTAGGTAGGGCAGGGAGTAAGTAGGGCTTAAAAAAAGAACCATGTTTACGGCATACGTAAAACTTCCagggcatactgaataaagacaaaaactaGTTGtaaatatcaattggttcttctttttCAATTGAGGGATTTGAAGACGATTTAGAACGCCTATTTCCTGCTTTTTGTTTTGTACGACCCATTATGTagttgagtttaatcgtcgatcaAATTTTCGCGAATCGACGAATAATCACGgcgatgaaattttgttttctcgCGAGCGAGAGGAAGGGTTCGGCTAGAGaggaaaagatgaagaaatgataTAAAAactgattttattttcttaaaactgatttggtttttatattaAGAATAAGGGTAGATTAGTAATTAAAACGGTTGAAGAGTATATAGGTAATTAAACTATCCAAGAAATACCCCTTATAAGGGCACCCCAGATGGGACTATTGGTTTGTAGGTTCTGAAAGTTTTAGGTATGCCCTAAAACAGGgttctaaaaaaaatgaaaatttaggTATGAGGTATGTAACTATGTAAGAAATAGGGGACCAACAAGGCCCACTGATTCAGAACCCACTACCGGCATCACAGTCTAGGCCATGAACATAAATCACCTGCCGATAACTTTCTGGACTATTCAAACTTCAAACTAATTATTTGGTCCAGGGTAATGTGTATCATTAGTAAGAGAAAACCTTTACAATGGTACAAGTTGGCGCCTTGGTGGCCTGGGACTTTAATGCTTCACTGGTCCGGTAGTATTCCCTACCAATACCAGACTCTAAAAACTAACTTAATATATTTGCTGGCCATTATTCTCGCGAGAGGAGGAAGAACAACGGAAGTATGAAAATATACAGATAGAGCTTTTCACGAACATAAGTTACTTAACAAAGGAAGAAGAGCTCAACACCTCGATCTTAACACTAAGCTACAAGTCAGCAGTAGTAGCTGGTTCAATGAGTGTTAAATTGAGCAACTAAAGAATGTAGTCAATATTAACAGATCTAGAAGGGAGAGTTATAAAAAAGAGACGAAATTATTTTACTTGCCTAGGGATGTTACTGATAACTATCCATTAACTAACTGTGAAATTGAATATACAAAAGACCCAAAGGTGACTAACCTAAACCACCACCATGTCAAAGAGGGGTATTATTACAGATCAGTTGCTTGAATGGCATGTTGGCAATTCAATCTCGCTCTGGTGCATCTCCAGAATCTTTTCTGACACTTAAATTTCCCGACCACACTCTATCTCCACTATTTTGATTCAATTTTTCTAATTTTGCATCCTGTAAACCCAAATGTTCTTGTTTGCCAAGAGAGGGATAAGTCTTTTTCGGACTTCCGGTAACTGGTGTACTTGATAAGAAGCTTGGCGTCGCAAATGGAGACGCATAAGGGGTAGTTTGAATTGAGAAAGGGCTTGGTGAGATTGGTTTCTGTATGGGAATACCACTCAACCCTCCCCTACCAAAAACAGATTTTGAATCCGCGGCTAAAGATTGCCTGGCTGCTTCGTCAACGTAAAGGAGATCATCAATCCTTGCCATTATATTGAATGCCAAGCTTTCCATCACCCTGGAATAGCTTTCGAGAATTGATTGCCCAACATCCTGgtattcaaagaaagaaagcaGTTCAACAACATAGTGAATTTCTTGTTTAAAAGCCTTAGTTACATAGCCCTCCCTAGTTCCTATCTTCCTTAACAAGTGTGCCCTGTTAGGTTTTGTGTTGAAGACCCCAGAGCATAACAGCACCCAATTTCGGGTAATAAAATAAACATGATTGCGCCTTTGGTTGGATTACCACAGAATGATACTCTCTAAGCCATAAAATATAACCATAAAGACACAAATTCATTTCCTCCTGTCAAAAATTTCAAGTCCGATCTAATCTGGTGTGAAACTAAAGGGCAGCTCAAGGAGATACCTTATTGTATTGGATCTTGTTCATGTCCAGCAAAGTCTGTGGAAGGCCAGGATAGCGGAGCCTTAAAGTCTGCAAGAGGGTCTGAGCTCTTTGCGCTAAAAGCTGACTCTTCCCCATATCAGAAACAAGGCCCTTGACCTTGCCACCCCATGTTGAACGCCCAGCACTAACATGATGAGcacgttttttcttttctttcagccTCCAAACATGCACAGCAGCCTCAATTCTGTTTGCCAAATCCACAGTTTGGTGTTCTGATGATAAATCTAATGAATCAAGCAGTGACTCAGGGGAGAACCGTTGTGCAGTAATGCAGCGATATAGTATTTCACCCAAGCAGCATTTTCCATTCTGAGACAATAACAGAAACCATGTGAAGGCAGGAATCAAAAGATTTGTTTTAAACTAAATCAGGTTCTTACTCTCACTGGAGTAGCAAAACTAGAAGACCAACAAAAGCTACCATGAAAATGCTTCACTCCCGTGAATAGCAAGTAGATGAAAATCATAGACAAGAAATTGCAGCAATCTATGTTCTATGTCGAGGAAAGAACAGAGCTAGTTAATAATCGACTGATTACAGATGTAAACTTGATAAACCCATAGCCGAAAACAAAAACTACACATTTTACTAAAACAATTACAGTATGTTGCAACAGATTGATTAACCAAGCTACTatgcaaggaaaagaaagaatAACTACCAATGAGAATACATATACATCAAAGATGGTTAAAAGAATTAGTAATCTAAATTAAAATGTGAAGTGCTCTCATCTTATATATACAAGATAGCATAAATAAATATGCAAATGAACTATTGACTTGCTAAATCAATACCCTTGCCGTTATGTTAAAGCAACATACACATCATAAGAGTCTATAGATAGAAGTGATTTGATGTTTTAACGGAGACTGGTGCGAAGTAGCTTTGTGAACCACTCCATTATATTGCACAGAAACAGCATAATCATGGCCGCATATGTGCCACAACGACATCCCATGCTTAATTATTGGTTACATGCACGACCCAAAGACAGAACAGTTAAACCTCTACGAATATAAACAGAAGTATTTGTTACTATCGACTCTTCTCAACTTTCCTGCATCTCCTATCATATACAGATAAAATAGTTCAAAACAGACTACTATTAATACCTTGGGCAAGCTTTCCAAATATGCACTTGGGATTTCCATCTCAGCTAGTACACCACTATTTATCGCCATGGCAGCTTTAAGGATCTGATTCGTACATTCTCTACATTGCTGTAATCTCTTCCTTGAAACTTCTGACAACCCATCAGGAGGAACCATTGGGCAAGGAAGCCACCACTTCTCTTCTTGTCTTACAGAAGGCCTCCCAACTATTGAAGGTGACCGACTAACAACACCACTGTTAGCATCAGCCAAATAAATCCCTTGCTCATAACAAAATTCAGTTTCACTGAAGCCATCAAGCATACTAAGCAACATAGCATCAAGCTTCTTAAGTGCAGGGAGGTTTACATAAAGATCAGATCTAGGGCGAGTCACCATAACCTCAAAAGTCCCACCACCTGGAAACTCTTGAATGGAAGGGATAAGCTCTACAATCGAATCACTCACACATAATAGCCATTCCATCTCTCTACACCACATGGACTTCTTCTGTTGTGCAAGTGGCTCTAATTTCCATAGCTCACCGAATACAGTCGCTGCCATTTACACGCAAAAAAGTCAGTAGTTACTCAGTAGGACTATCCTAAAACCAAATTAAGAAGATATCAATACAAAATTATTTCATTTTTTAAGGTTAACAGTCACACTACGAACAAAGAGATTATTTCTAGCTACTAATTTTGCTCAATAATTCACCCTTTTTCTTTGTTcacttttttttataaaagtCACTCATAAAATTCGATAATGCATCAAGCATCTGAAATCAAAGAGGGAAGAAAACTAACACTCACCAGAGAGATTTGTAATAGCATTAGAAATGGCAAGAGCTGTACAAACTCCTTTCCCACCACCAGACATGTCTTCACCGAGTAATAGCTTAGCAAATCTCTCTTTCATCATATCCACTTCTGcaacaaaattgaagaaaaaattcaaccaaaaataaaaatcaatgaaaTTATAATGTGCTGCTGAGTAAGATCTAAAgtggaaaaaaaaatgatactgTAGAGAGTCTAATACGGAAAACCTAAGTAAATTACCAGATAAATTAGGTTCACGTTTGTCCGATTTTTCCTCCCAAGCAACAACATCTTTACCACCAATTACAGGCAACATTAACGCCGGAAAACCAG encodes:
- the LOC113346769 gene encoding rop guanine nucleotide exchange factor 1-like, producing the protein MGSISSLEEDEMDQSERYGSYSISADVSESESSSSFTYNHNHYNDEGASSSFASSPLSTHPVVTKISGFPALMLPVIGGKDVVAWEEKSDKREPNLSEVDMMKERFAKLLLGEDMSGGGKGVCTALAISNAITNLSATVFGELWKLEPLAQQKKSMWCREMEWLLCVSDSIVELIPSIQEFPGGGTFEVMVTRPRSDLYVNLPALKKLDAMLLSMLDGFSETEFCYEQGIYLADANSGVVSRSPSIVGRPSVRQEEKWWLPCPMVPPDGLSEVSRKRLQQCRECTNQILKAAMAINSGVLAEMEIPSAYLESLPKNGKCCLGEILYRCITAQRFSPESLLDSLDLSSEHQTVDLANRIEAAVHVWRLKEKKKRAHHVSAGRSTWGGKVKGLVSDMGKSQLLAQRAQTLLQTLRLRYPGLPQTLLDMNKIQYNKDVGQSILESYSRVMESLAFNIMARIDDLLYVDEAARQSLAADSKSVFGRGGLSGIPIQKPISPSPFSIQTTPYASPFATPSFLSSTPVTGSPKKTYPSLGKQEHLGLQDAKLEKLNQNSGDRVWSGNLSVRKDSGDAPERD